CTTCCATCGGGTCGTTCGTCACGCGCTTGTCGTTCTTGGTGAAAGCGTGCCAGTCCTTGATGAACTTCTTGTTGGCAGGGCTTTCGACCGACTCGAAATAGTTCCAGGCAGCGAGATGGCCGACGAGCGGCTTGGTATCGAGGCCGGCAAGCTCTTCTTCGCCGACCGAGAAGGCGACGACGGGGATGTCTGTTGCCTTGATGCCCTTGTTACCCAGTTCCTTGTAGAACGGAACGTTGGCATCGCCGTTGATCGTCGAGACGACGGCGGTCTTCTTGCCGGCCGAACCGAATTCCTTGATCTTGGAAACTTCGGTCTGCCAGTCGGAGAAGCCGAACGGCGTGTAGTTGGTCATGATGTCTTCTTTCGGAATACCCTTCGAAATCAGGTATGCCTCGAGAATCTTGTTGGTCGTGCGCGGATAAACGTAGTCCGTACCTTCGAGAACGAAGCGCTTTACGCCTTCTTTTTCCATCAGGTAGTCGACAGCTGGAATGGCCTGCTGGTTCGGAGCAGCACCGGTGTAGAAGATGTTGCGCGAGGACTCTTCGCCTTCATACTGGACCGGGTAGAAGAGGATCGAGTTGGTCTCTTCGAAAACCGGCAGAACGGACTTGCGCGACGAGGACGTCCAGCAACCGAAGACGGCGGCAACCTTGTCCTTCTGGATCAGCTCACGTGCCTTTTCGGCAAACAGCGGCCAATCGGAAGCCGGGTCGACGACGACGGCCTCGAGCTTCTTGCCGAGAAGGCCGCCCTTCTTATTCTGCTCGTCGATGAGCATCAGCATGGCGTCCTTGAGCGTGGTCTCGGAGATGGCCATGGTGCCGGAAAGCGAGTGCAGAATGCCGACCTTGATCGTATCATCGGCGGCAACCGCACCGCTGAAGGCAGCCGAGGCCGCCATGACGGCGCCGAGTGCAGCGCCCGTAATAGTAGTTCTGAGATTCATCTGGTTGAGCCCCTCTTCTTGTTCCGCAACAGGCCGGAAACGGAGATTAACTGTTGCTTAAGGGACTATCGGGTGCTGCAGCGCAAAAACACATACGCAAAATGACGTAGGTCCGGGGGCCAAACAGGCAGGTCAGAGAAGGAAGGGCATCCCTGCGGCGGGAGATGCCCTGTCTCGATACCAGCAATTTATCCGTCGATCGTCAAAGTGACTGATGTCGGGCCGTAGGAGAGGCTCGCCTGGTGGCCGGAAACCGTGACCTTGCCGAAGGTGCCAGTCACCGCACTCGCCTTGAGGATTTCGATCTTCGTTCCGGGCGTTGGGGCATAGCCGTCGACAAGCGTCACATCGAGGTCGCCGGCCAGCGCCGCCTTGCCCTCGACGACCAGCGTCCCCGCGCCGTTTGCGCCGAGCGCCGGCTTCGTCGTGGCATTGGCGACCTGCTGATAGTCACCGCTCACGGTCAACGGCTTGGCGGCCGCCAGAACGAGCGAGCCGCCGTTGACCGTCAGCCCGCCACGACCGAAGGCCGACGACGACAGGGCCACCAGCGCGCCTTCTTCCAGCACGGTGCCGCCGGCATAGCTGTTGGCGCCCGAAAGCCCGAGGATGCCGTTGCCGCGCTTCACCAGCCTGCCCCTGCCGGTGATGTCGTTCCGCCAGGTGTCGATCGAATTGAACCCGCCCTTTGCCGCGTCCATCGTCACGGTCACGTCCTGTTCGAACGCACCGTAACCATCGGCGGCGGCAAAGAGGTTGAGACGGCCGTAACCTTCCGCATCGTCGAGCAGCGGGTAGCCGGAGGCGATCTCCGTCGTCTTCAGCACGGCGCGGCGCTGCTCGCCGTCCAGATAGGGCAGACGCGTTTCGAGAAGCGCTTCGGCGCCCTGCGGCACGCGCGCCGGCTGATCCGTCGAATGGATCGTCGGCAGGCCATAGCTCAAGCGCTGCAGCACGTAGGCGCGATTGGCGTCATGATCGGCGAAACGGTCTGCAGCGAGCGGTGCCGCGTGGGCGGCAACCTCGAGCGCACCCGCATCCGCAACGCCTGATTTGGCGACGAGCCATGACTGCGCTTGGGCGTAGGCATCGCTCTTCAGCGCCGCATTGTCGGCCTTGTTCAGATTGTAAACGACCGCAGCCGTGCCGAGCATCCGGCCGCCCATGACGTCGAGAGGAGAATGCATGCCCGCGAGAATACGGTCTTCACCCAGCTCGCTGGCGCGCGTGATCATTTCCTGAAAGCGCTGCGGTACGAGATAGGCCATGGCGAGCGCATCCCGCCAGGCTTCCGCCGTATGCCCGCTCGGGAAACCACCGTCCTCGACCGGCTTGCCGCTCTTGGCGGGCTCCAGCGTCGGCACCACCAACACGTCCTGGCTCCAGCGGTAGGGACGGCCATATTTGAAATAGCGTTTTGTGGGCTCCGTCGAGCCGTCACCGCTTGCGGCGTTGATGAAGTCGATTGCAAGGCCCATGTCGGGGTTGGCATCGGTCTTGTTTTCCGAGTCCGGCTTGCTGCCGGCGCCGCGATTGTTGCCCTTGTCGTCATATTTGACCGTCGTCGCGTCGGCCGCCACCTCGGTGATCGTGGTGGTCTGCTTCGAGCCGGCCTTCCAGGCATCCGTCAGCGGACCGAGGCCATCGACGATGCTGGCATTCTTGCCACGCCGATCGTCGAGGTAGGCAGCCACCGCCTGATCGGCAGTTCGCGCCCGCGTCGCTTTGACGACATAGGCGATGTTGGCGTCATGGACGGACTGGTTGACGATATGGCCGTCGGTCTTGCTGGCGGGAATGCCGTCCCAATCCGTCTTGGCGACAGCCGGGCAATTATCCTTGGCCGGGGCTTCGACACCCGCATCGACGAAAGGCGTGCGCGGTGTCCAGATTTCGAGGAAGCCGGAGAGAAGATGAACGGCGGCGTTGGTGTCCACCGTCGAGAAGCAGGCGTCACCGCGTTTGTTGGTGTTTCCGGCCTGCGCATAAGGCGCTTTCGCTGCGGTGGCCTGCTCGGCGCTGGCAAGCGATGGCACGATGGAAAGGAGGCAGACGAGGGCAGTGCTCAGGCGACAAAAGCTTAAAGCAGACATGGTGATACCCGAAATGGTTGAACGAACGCCGGGAGAGTTAGAGTTCTTATGTGACAGATCAATTGCAAAAATATTGCCATTCTGTGAACCAGTTGGCGTCCGCCTCTTGCCTTTCCTATCCATCCCGCCAAAACTGGCTGGAAGACGATGAGCCCAACCAGATTGCCGGAAAGAGGGCATGACAGCGCGCCAACGCATCATTCCGGTGAGACGCGAATATAATCGCTGGGTCGCCAACCAAACGCTGGAAGATTATGCGTTGCGCTTCACTGCCAAGAGCGCCCGCCATTTCTCCTCGCAGCGCATCTCGCAGACGGCGATCGGCGCGATCTCCTTCCTGGCGCTGGAGGCGATCGGCGGCGCGATCACCCTCTCCTACGGCACCACCAACGCCTTTTACGCCATCATCGTCGCCTCGATCGCCATGCTGGCGATCGGCCTGCCGATCAGCCGCTACGCCATCCGCCACGGCGTCGACATCGATCTTCTGACGCGCGGCGCGGGCTTCGGCTACATCGGCTCGACCATCACCTCGCTG
This Rhizobium brockwellii DNA region includes the following protein-coding sequences:
- the urtA gene encoding urea ABC transporter substrate-binding protein, with product MNLRTTITGAALGAVMAASAAFSGAVAADDTIKVGILHSLSGTMAISETTLKDAMLMLIDEQNKKGGLLGKKLEAVVVDPASDWPLFAEKARELIQKDKVAAVFGCWTSSSRKSVLPVFEETNSILFYPVQYEGEESSRNIFYTGAAPNQQAIPAVDYLMEKEGVKRFVLEGTDYVYPRTTNKILEAYLISKGIPKEDIMTNYTPFGFSDWQTEVSKIKEFGSAGKKTAVVSTINGDANVPFYKELGNKGIKATDIPVVAFSVGEEELAGLDTKPLVGHLAAWNYFESVESPANKKFIKDWHAFTKNDKRVTNDPMEAAYIGFNAWVKAVQAAGTTDTDKVLDTIIGVSVPNLSGGYATVMPNHHITKPVLIGEIQADGQFEIVQQTPAVVGDEWSDFLPDSKDLISDWRKPMSCGNFNVATGKCGGKGS
- a CDS encoding acid phosphatase — its product is MSALSFCRLSTALVCLLSIVPSLASAEQATAAKAPYAQAGNTNKRGDACFSTVDTNAAVHLLSGFLEIWTPRTPFVDAGVEAPAKDNCPAVAKTDWDGIPASKTDGHIVNQSVHDANIAYVVKATRARTADQAVAAYLDDRRGKNASIVDGLGPLTDAWKAGSKQTTTITEVAADATTVKYDDKGNNRGAGSKPDSENKTDANPDMGLAIDFINAASGDGSTEPTKRYFKYGRPYRWSQDVLVVPTLEPAKSGKPVEDGGFPSGHTAEAWRDALAMAYLVPQRFQEMITRASELGEDRILAGMHSPLDVMGGRMLGTAAVVYNLNKADNAALKSDAYAQAQSWLVAKSGVADAGALEVAAHAAPLAADRFADHDANRAYVLQRLSYGLPTIHSTDQPARVPQGAEALLETRLPYLDGEQRRAVLKTTEIASGYPLLDDAEGYGRLNLFAAADGYGAFEQDVTVTMDAAKGGFNSIDTWRNDITGRGRLVKRGNGILGLSGANSYAGGTVLEEGALVALSSSAFGRGGLTVNGGSLVLAAAKPLTVSGDYQQVANATTKPALGANGAGTLVVEGKAALAGDLDVTLVDGYAPTPGTKIEILKASAVTGTFGKVTVSGHQASLSYGPTSVTLTIDG